GATTAGATTTAGAAGTTGTGTGTGTACCTGAAATCCATTGAAAACAGAATCTTGTCTCTCCTTCCCTGGAAGTGCAAACTTAATACCTACTTGTATCTCCTCACTAGCACCTGCAAACATGGAAAATAATGGATTCCAGTTTCTCCTATACAGTACAATGGTCAGTAaaccaggaaaaaaaaatcaCTAAATGGAAAGCCAGTCTCAAcatatatgagaagaaaaattTGAATGGGTCGAGGAGGCTTTCAAAACCTTCAAATACATCCTTATAAGATGGATCACATACAACGACTATTTCTTTTACTTCACTTATTTGTGAGAAAGTGTAGAAACTGCAACAAAAACATTATCATGGTCTGAGCAAAGTAAATAACAATAACAGAAAAGTTGACTATGTGAAAAGCTGAAAAAGAAATACCTATACAATGCAATTGGTTGTCCTAAAAGTGGAAGATATTGCTTTGGCATGCTTGCCTGTGGCATAAACAGCAAATATCATTATGTCATAATAATTGAATGCCACATTGACAAAATGTAAGCTCATCATTCTGTTATGCCATGGAAAATACCATCATGTGCTAGTTTACTACATGCATTTGTAGTGCATGTAAGTGTTTGCCCTCAGCTTTATTGACAGATCGAATGCAGATCCACTCATGTCTTAAAATGTGAATTTGTTTATAACAGCAAAAAATCTAGAAAGTTAAATTGGTTTAAGGCACTGAATTTAACAAAATAAAAATGGTGACAGAGGTGTAGCGACTAGTTTTGGCAAATTGTCTATAACATGGGATACAGAACAGCTTCAAAAGAATGCAGGTGAATCTGTTGCAGGACAACAATAAACTAGGCAGTTTGAAAGGATTCTTAGCTCCCAGTCTCAGCATTCAATCATGAAGACAAGCCAGGAACAACAACATAAACCATTAAACTTTTAGATGTTCTGGAAGTAGGCGTGCGTTGATATAGAAAGACTATGGTTTTTTCAGTTGTTGTGAATCTTCTTTCACAAGAGACTGAATAaattctatttataaataaattaaacctACAGACCAAGAAAGGCAGCTTGAAGCAAACTCCCATTCCCTATACTGAAACAGCCCACTTTACCCATCACCAAGCAAAAGTGATGAGAATTCCCAGTAGGTTCATCTGGACCTTTCATTTCAgttaaaggaaaaaaagaaaaaagaagagaaaaagcctTTCCAGTGAATACAGTTAACCAAAGTTTCAACTAGCACAAAATTCATGAGAATTTGTCAATCTAAAATTTGCCTCCAAAGGATTATCTAGGAGGAATGAGTAAAATCTAGTCAGTGAAAATGGCCCGTGTATACTAAGCTGCTCAAATTGTACCGAGAGTATAACGATAGCAGGAACGGTAGCAAAGTCTttcagaatttaattttgaaacagAAGAATCCCCCCTATGCACTGTTAGCCGGCTCAGAAAAGGATTGTGAACGAAAACTggtctttttttttccaaaacaaattaaacaaaaagggaagaagaaaagggGAAAGAATTATTACTCCCATCCGCTTTCCCTTTCCTCCCGCTAAAAGCACCACGGAAACGCTCTTCTCTTTCACAGCTCCACCCTGAgaataaatcaattaaaattaCATCCCTTCTTTTCCAATTAATGAGCTACAGcactccctctccttctcctctaTAAACAAACCTCGCTTTCTTGTACCCTTTTCGCACAACATCTAACCCAATTTTGATTCTTATTCCGATTCAAAGCGATTCCATCCTTCGTCACGGATACTACACCTAAATAAAACacgatttaaaaaaataaaaaaaagtgatTTCGGCATCAATTCCAACTAGAGGAGAAGAGGAGTCTTGCCTGCGGGCAGACGGTGGGAGAGGGGGAGCCGCGATCGAGACGGCAAGGGAACCGAGGGGAATGGAGAGGATGCTTTGGATTTCGAGCGGGAAGGGAGGACGTTGGGGAGGTGGTGAGAGAAGGAGACATCGAATCGAAGCGCCATTTCTTTCGATATAGTTCGAGCTCCACGGTTCGGGAAAGCTTTCGGGGCAGACGGGGGACAAGAAGGAGAGCAGGGGAGGCGACGGGAAGAGGACGAGAATTTCTTGATCTGGCGCCCGTTGGGTTTGCAGCGCGAGGCGGCGCTGGTCAAGATTCACGACTTCAGATTAGATTTTGTCCGGGTCTTCAACCAATCCCTGCCGTCCAATGTAGACCTTTAGCCTTTTTGTTTTTGGCACGTACTTTTGCCTTTGGGATTGATCTGTAAGTTGACCATTTTCTGACTGATAAATAATGTAAGAGAACTCCTAGCCAAGGGTGGCAATTGATAAGATTCCGTCGGATTTGGACAGGGCCTAGCCGAATTCAGCTTAAAAACCTCTCAATCCATATATAACTATTTTTTTTCATCTTATGTGAATTCATATCcaactatcttttttttttttttttggtttgggaaGGGGGTGTTCTATTTATTGCCTATTTAAAACAACACCAGCTTTGACTCTTTAAGTACTGTAATTCAGTTGCATCTGGTCCCAGATGGACTGAAACTTTCCAAACATATATAGTTATCTGATCAGCAGCTTGATTAGCTTCACGGTGCATATAAATCTGGATGAGAATGGACGGTCAATCCATGAAATTGTTGTTATGAAGTCACCTTCAAGCCATATCTACTATGCATTAAGTTGGATTATTGCTGCTCTTTTTGTACCTATCCAAGCACCTGCCACTAATCTTCCTTGTTCATCTCTACAAATCCAATAGCAAGAAAGGCTCGAAATCTAGAGTGTGGCCAGCGATACCAAGTTTTCTTATTCATACAAGATTAAAAAATTGCAAACTCGACCATCATGCATTAAGTTTACTATATAGTGCCAGTATTGAAGTTATATCATGGCAGCTAACACCATAGTAAAGAACTGTCAAATAAAAAAAAGGGTTAGTTACCTAAAAAAttctatattttttgaaaatttttaattttaacatatcttttaatttttttcaatcaaatataTATACAATGTAATTTATTGCAATGTTGGCTTGTGATCAATTGATATTGAAGTTTGCCATTAAGATGCTGATGTGTCACGGTGTCAACctgatatatcatattatatgaaTGAATGCCATCCACGATGTTAAGCACAGAAAAATGGTATGGAAATTTGAGGTAGAAAGGAGAATAAGAGACAGAGACAGAGAGAGAAATTTTGAGAAGGGTTGGAGAGGGCAAGGATTGAGGTTAGGATTTCACTGATTCTCTTCCCTCTAAGTGGGCCCTCAACCATATGTGATAGATTAGGGTAAAGGGCTAATTGAGTGTGGTCCCTCATCAAGCCTTTGAAGGAAActgtaggggtttcatgcatgcatttaaaaaaaaaaaaaatcaatgaaagaactagattaaacattttaatctaacatgcaagcataagatctgatcttaaagccATCTACAATAGaatctatgatatattatgtatAGCATGTATAAAATCTAAACTATAAAATCAGTGTGCAAAGATCAAAACAAAAACATGTAGTAGATCGCATCTACTACTATTACTACTTGAGTtctaaacccaatacctgagcccGGATAGCAGATCTCCATAACTGAACAACATGGATTTAAGATCTTACTGGTTGCTTACAGCCGCACAAggtgtccggcctctatagatcgtccactcgaaaTCCTACGTTGATCGACCTCTctgaaagtgctagctcgcgtgaagatcCTGTTGATGACTGATCTATACCTCTTCGGATCTCTCGGACTCTTCCGAAATCAAAGAAGGAATATGGAGGAGGATGTGGTGATGGAAGGAGGGAGGAGAACTCACTTCTCTCTTTAATTTTTCTTTACCCGAAACCCTAGATCAatatctaggtctctcacccaagaggaaccGGTTTTTCTCTATGCACACACGTCAAAGCAAGGCCGCCCACCCCTTAATTCTCACACTCCACTCTCAGATTTTTCTCACAATAATTTTCTCTTGTTTCATGCACAAAACCAACCCCTTCTTAAGGGTGACGTCCAACTACTTTGGATAAGAGGATAGAGAAAAGGTTGGTGTAGttagaatcaaattcaaactaagtTCTATCCTTATCATAAGtcaaattcaaatcgaatttgaactaAACTTAATTCTATCCATTTGTGCATTGAGAAGGGCCGAATATTATCTCTGGGCATGAGAAATAATTCACACAAATCTGAATTCACGTGAAGAAAAGCTAGGCATGGATAAGGTAAGTGCAAAAGGAGAAGGTCCAATCCGATTGGACTCTAGGTTTATCCAATTAGATctttatcctaatcaaattaggttacacccaattagataattgaatctaatcaaattaagaacataATTAGCTCAATTAAttcctaattcaattaaaaattaatcgagtccaaattctgatcaaatcagaaattgaatatccttgacgattaggtcatctcataacctaatagggtcaaacctaattgaatccaattcaattagacttgatccaaaccttattgctcgatctaattgagctaatcaacaatctaattgctaattaatcctcttataatttactaactattagtaattaatttatcataacttttgcataagattaattatcaatcgaattaacAGTTATACCCtgaaacgattctcaatcgttgatcagctatttgatcagacagtaattttttttgagtgtgatcctatagatttaaatctaagccGATAATacgaaaataattatttataccaatcaaagtgaccatctagcaatggtacccgacgtccggataggccaaatgattgtaaagcaacattcaaaaattctGAACTATGGttatatataattcatccttttgaccctcagTGCTCAGGATGACTCAAAGTTAAATTGTCAACTCTCAATAAGTACATCTATGATATGTTTCAATctcataaatcctgtgactcctcacaaggactatcttggttaagattttgctgaattgaaatacaatgtagcacTAACTCCTGAAATCAGAAGCGGTCAAtcatatcttgactcacacactaacttcgcaagtacttgattatgcccagaaatctttcatcacagaattaaaaattcagatagtctaacatcaaagtacaatgagttgcttgcaagtcaccgtggcgatctcaggttggaggggcacttacacccatatccttcgtgagctactcttgacagcagagtgctccatagttggatcacgttcagtgagatgtacttctatatctcatctgcataccaaatcagtatctccatactccttgattaagaggacaaccaacctatatggcacacaataacctacacttgatatagctattgtcctagtaatagcatatcgtttaatCGCGAAcacgtttaaggactaaacgataaatccttctttatcgattaaaataatcctaaggacttcatcataatacaagagttcaaaaagaagatgtacactttgtaataaaaaagttaaataatatttattaataaataatttatatacaacttACATacatgagcacaactgtcaatagactgacaattgactttgaaacataattttcaacaactcctactagaactaaagtcaatcagtacagtatcatatatccatcttcgacttgtgatcatcaaactccttgacatCGAGGACTTTAgtgaaaggtctggttaggtccaaccattaacatgaccatactcagcGCATCTAACTAaagaatgattaggtccaactttagTCGACCAACCTGATCATCCATTAGAGAGACATaactgagttatcatattatgaatgataattccaataagtACCAGATTtttgggtctccaatgattatcagactaatggatccattatcacccaacttaataggagaTTATGATCTacttatctccataactattttattttaatgacctaataatttaaaagatttagttAACATATtttaagagaaagagaaaaaattgatctgaaagtcgtaaatcctcccactgacttcatcaagtcagataaaAAAAGACTAGAGATAAGCCAGtccaggggcacctaaatcaatcatactgatttatctATGCAGTATAGGTTAGCTCGAATCAAtaagcaatctaatcaaaagttgtttGACCAcactggctaggtaagtgagatcgatgggaggatctgccaaagcttgtcttagtcaccatcgaaatggtcaggtaagcgggctgccaattaaataCCAGCGGTCACaatgccatacttaccttagacaccaattagtttaTCAATTTCAATTTGATTTGCCTAAAAACTCAAGCTCGACCACTGAGCTATGATCAGATCCACTTGGTctgatcaaagacatgaactcgaccaactacaactattatatttgatctagagaaatcttgatttaatctaattcaacttttagttagatttaatcaatttctctatttaatctatttgattctaatcttaggtctaacctaattaaaaggacctaatcaagctaacccatagatccatattttatgcaaattcattagatctttaattcataattttagatctaaaatattcaactcttaattcttaattaagtgtataATCAAcataggtttagatttaggtttgaaataattttaattttataaatattttacatcaattttatgcaaaaaatttttattctgaaatttAGTCAGCTCACTCCTGGACTGAGCCGACTCACTACAGTGGGTTGACTAAATTTGTGACTTAATCGACTCACTGTAAATAAATAGTAATCTGTTTTATCCACCTGTTGCAACTGAATCGACTCAGTTAGAAACTGAGTCAACTAAATCAGAGGACTGAGTTGACTCAATTCAAAATTGAGTTGGCTCAGCAGGCGTGCCACCAATTTTTACaaaattttagttttaaaaaattctgcataaactaaaataaaatcaatcataaataaatatttagatctaatataaatcttttatgatttcaaattttattttttataattaaaataattttaattataaagattagatatttttacttttcatacaacttgtatcacatataacaaatcTTAGGATTTTCAGGTCTAAAATTTTGTAGAAAAgcaaattttctttcttttatgttcttctttatgggatataatcacttgacacccctacacaccataagagcactccatcgaatggaaagagaaggcctttaaatctgacttgctcttatgatcggatggtctggtgataacCCAATCAGAATACTTGCTACTAGGACATTtcatctaatcacatatcatatatacaataatttagatctaatctaaatcatatcaaatctgatcacaacattagatcatatctaaatcagatcataaacatcacatgctttaattaaaattagattttaatataacatacatacatatacgtgTCATAATGAACCaacagctctgataccactgaaggaAACCGtagagatttcatgcatgcacttaaaaaaaaaattcaatgaaagaactagattaaatattttaatctaacatgcaatcataagatctgatcttaaagccACCTAcaataggatctatgacatgttatgtataGCATGTATAAAATCTGAACTATAAAATCAACATCCAAAGATCAAAACAACAATAAGTAGTAGATCATATTTACTACTACTTGAGTTCTGAACCCAATACTTGAGCATGGGTAGCAGATCTCTGCAACTAAATAGTGTGGATTTGAGATCTTGCTGGTTGCTCGCAGTCGCACAGGATGTTCGACTTCtatagatcgtccactcgaagtcctaTACTGATTGATCTCCTCGAGAgtactagctcgcatgaagatccTGTTGATGGCTGATCTACACCTTTTTTTCAATCTCTCGGACTCTTCTGAAACTGAAAAGGGAACACGAAGGAGAATGTGGTGATGGAAGGAAGGAGGAGAACTCACTTCTCTCTTTGATTTCCCTCCACCCAAAATCCTAGATCAatatctaggtctctcacccaagaggaaccGATTTTCCTCTATGCACACATGCCAAAGCAAGGCCACCCACCCCTTAATCCTCATGCCCCACTCTCAGGTTTTTCTCATGGTAATTCTCTCATGTTTCACGCACAAAACCaaccccttcttaagggtggtgtCCAACTACTTTGGATAAGATGATAACGATAAGGTTGGTGTAGttagaatcaaattcaaactaagtTCTATCCTTATCATAAgtcgaattcaaatcaaatttgaaccaaaCTTAATCTTATCCATTTGTGCATTGAGAGGGGCCAAATATTATCTCTGGGCATGAGAAATAATTCATACAAATCTAAATTCGTGTGAAGAAAAGCTAGGCATGGATATGGTAGGCGGAAGGGGAGAAGGTCTAATATGATTGGACTTTAGGTTTATCCAATTAGGTCTTCATTGTAATCAAATTATGTTACACCCAATTAGATtattgaacctaatcaaattaaaaacatAACTagctcaattaaatcctaatccaatttagAATTAACCAAGCTGAAGTCCTAACCAAATCAGGAATCGagcacccttagcgattagatcatctcataatttaatagagtcaaacctaattgaatccaattcaattagacttgatccaaaccttattgtataatttaattgagctaattagtaatctaattgataattaatcctcttataattcactaaccattagcaaattaatttatcataatttttgcataaggttaattatcaatctaattgacAATTATATCCTGAaataattctcaatcatcgatcagtcacTTGATCAAAcagtaacttcttttgagtgtgatcctatagatttgaacctaagttggtagcacagaaataattttctgtaccaatcgaagtgattatCTAATAATAGTactcgatgttcggatagatcgaatgattgcaaagtaatattcaagaatcctggactatagttatcatataatttatctctttgaccctcagtgctcaggatgactcagagttaaactgtcaactcttaataagaGCATCCATAATATGTTTCAACCTCATAAATCTTGTGACTTCTCACAAGaactatcctgaccaagattttgctaaattaaaatacaatgtagtaTTAACTCCTAAAATCAGgagcggtcaatctcatcttgactcacacatcgatttcgcaagtatttgactgtatccaaaaatatttcatcattgaattaaaaatttagataatccgacatcaaagtacagtaagttgcttgcaagtcatcatgacgatctcaggtcggagagacagttatatccctatccttcatgagctactcttgacagcagagtgctccacagttagatcacgttcagtgagaagtactcctacatctcacctgtatgccataccagtatctccacactcttgattaagaagacaaccaacccatatggcacaccacgacctacacttgatatagctatcatcttaataatagcatatcatttggtcgcgaacacatttaaagactaaatgataaatttttctttatcgatcaaaatagtcctaaagacttcatcacaatacaagagttcaaaaagaagatatacattttgtgataaaaaagtcaaatattttttattaataaataatttatatacaacttACATATATGACCACAACTGTCACTACTATAGAAATGGTCTATGGCAGCATTTACTACTGCAGTGGTTCGAAAATCGCTGCTATAGTATCTATGTTAGCAGTTATATATAATCTCTatcatagatttgatctatagttgtaattattgataattggTACCACAGATTacatatagcagtggttattggATAACCGCTGTCATAATTCAAACCTATGGCAATGGTTATACATAACCGCTGTCATACATTTGAGATATTGCAGCAGTTGATTAACCACTACAATAGATTTGATTTGTGAAAGTGGTTATGCATAACCGCTACCATATATTTGACCTGTGACAGTGGTTAtacataaccactgccataggtttGAAATATGGCAGCGATTAttgtataaccactgccataagttTGAGATATGGCAGCGGTTATCAATAACTGCTGCCATAGTTCAAACCTATGACAGTGGTAATATATAACCACTATCATAGGTCCAACCTATGAAAATGGTTATGCATATGATAGCGGTTACCCAACTGCTGCAATAGACATATAGCAGTGATTTTGTGCAACCACTGCTATATaggcaaaatataaatttttttcatattttttttctaaatatgatataattttaaaatttaaagtctgtcttcatcattcattacctaaataattatcgttagagtgtcGTCATAAAGGATcgcctcgatccgatagccctagctatgtcgatcaataaaatttaatttcgacggtcatgaacaatcacatgatgatctgatagataaaaatTATCGAATGGTCCAAAAACTTAcaacgatgatctcgatgatgtttatagcacactatcaaaattttacttcaatcggatatcattatcatggtcaatttagcatgggatgatttAGACCGTTAAATGAAAATAAGTTATCAAAAGGTCAAATGGTGTCCGATTATAAGATGATCTTTTAAATAAATGATCTTTATtactattttgattattttgtatgatggtgatcataaaattcaaatcgtgtaaatatgaatgatccaaaactatatctcttgatactcattaataaagtccttaagtaattatacttatgcttTTATAAAATCTACTTAACGTGAATGGTTCATATAGgcacagtttgaattttatgatcatcatcgtataaataattaaaatagtagtaaaaattatttatctaaaaaattatcttataatgggACATCATTtggtcttttgatcactcattttttatttaatgattgaaattatttcatgctAAATTGATCGTGACAATGATGTcctattgaagtaaaattttgatggtGTACTATAAACATCATTAAGATCATCGTTGTAAATTTTCGAATCCATTGGtagtctttatctatcagatcatcacacGATCGTTTATGactatcgaaatcaaattttattgatcgatatagctaagGCTATTGGATCGAGATggtcttttgtgacgatactctaataatgattatttgataatgaatgataaaaataaattttaaaatttaaaattatatcatattcagaaaaaaatataaaaaaaattatattatacctCTATAGCAGCGATTGAGCTATAACTGCTGCTATAGGTTCTATTGCAGTGATTTTTAACACCACTGCCATagtctatagcagcggttgctaTCAACCGCTACTAtagaatatattacaatggttgaTGACCACTGCTATagacctatggcagtggtttttAAAAACCGCTACCATAGGTTTGGCAATTATTTGGCCTCACTCCCCTCCCTCCTTCATTTCACACGTCATTTCATCTtaattctccctctctctctcctctctattcGAGAACCCTACCCCCCTCATTGCCGACCCCAACCCCCTTTGGCCCTACCTCCCTCAACCCCAGCTCCCTTTGGCTCGACCTCCCTCGGTCCCGACCTTCTTTGACCCTGCGCCCCACCTCCCTCGACCTCGATCCCCTTTGGCCTAGTCTCCCTTGGCCCCAACCCCTTTAGCCCCGCCGCCACATTTCTTGATTGAAGGTAAAGTCCTCTCTTTTcatttctccatgcctcctccccttctcctccatCCATTGGAGTCTTTGGTGTGAAAATCCTCCATGCAGTGCTTAGTAAGGCTCCCTAATTCTCTATCTGTCACGCGGATTTATGGATTTGGTGAAGTTTGGATGCTTTAGAAACTTCgtattatatgatttttgatttcTTTTCATCTGATCTTTTGTGATTGCTTTGAGCTTGTGCGTGCCCTCCTCttttttatttgcatttttttctccctttttgaaTGTAATATTGAGGTTATACGGATCATTAGGTAAGTTAAAACAGAGTGAGAGCTCgagatttttctaatatttt
The DNA window shown above is from Elaeis guineensis isolate ETL-2024a chromosome 8, EG11, whole genome shotgun sequence and carries:
- the LOC105034194 gene encoding LOW QUALITY PROTEIN: 2-C-methyl-D-erythritol 4-phosphate cytidylyltransferase, chloroplastic (The sequence of the model RefSeq protein was modified relative to this genomic sequence to represent the inferred CDS: inserted 1 base in 1 codon; substituted 1 base at 1 genomic stop codon), yielding MALRFDVSFSHHLPNVLPSRSKSKASSPFPSVPLPSRSRLPLSHRLPAGVVSVTKDGIALNRNKNQNWVRCCAKRVQESEGGAVKEKSVSVVLLAGGKGKRMGASMPKQYLPLLGQPIALYSFYTFSQISEVKEIVVVCDPSYKDVFEGFESLLDPFKFFFXIYVETGFPFSASEEIQVGIKFALPGKERQDSVFNGFQNFFQHLTGNXGSSELVCIHDSARPLVTSGDIKKVLKDAWLNGAAVLGVPVKATIKEANSDSFVVKTLDRKTLWEMHTPQVIKPHLLRDGFELVNRNGLEVTDDVSIVEHLKHPVYITEGSYTNIKVTTPDDLLLAERILNMRVGVPL